In one uncultured Methanoregula sp. genomic region, the following are encoded:
- a CDS encoding cation:proton antiporter: protein MDVILAVVSLGILTILLLYVGQRLKIPSIVSFLIIGILAGPYALGIVQDQSIIETIGEIGVILLLFTIGLEFSFDKLLGAWRIVVLGGTLQVVTTIVAASALMYLARGLQFPEAVFFGFLVSLSSTAIVMKILQERGDVETVPGRTLLGILIFQDLAIIPMILLTPLMMGSSGVSSSTLPYEVGKVVLIFIVLIISARWVVPFALRNVTALKSRELFIFTVAGICFAVAWLTNMAGLSYSLGAFVAGLIIGESEFSIDAVSNIIPFRDVFAAIFFMSIGMLLDTSILVSNYEIVATLVVVIIGVKVLTGSFSAFVLGMPVRVAVFVGLALAQIGEFSFVLAKSAVGSNLIGTGPYQFFLAGAIITMALTPFLMSTAPQITGLMYRFFPSFCSKNETVPADTAGKNTLENHIVIVGYGMTGKSVARAAELSNIPYTVIDLDPDVVHREQNEGGNRYIFFGDAVHQEVLEHAGIRNARAMVVVISEQNVVPGIIHLARGMSPDLYIIVRTRHVSDVQNLLDAGADEVIPEEFETSVSIFACVLGKYSRSGNEIDILTKKIRQSGYQQFNRATASTQSATGIDRDMFYDLRIHTLPLADGSPAAGKTLKELDAINRFSVGILAIRRGDLTITSPSAELCLEPGDLLVLNATDTCFQQFQSVVAGNRPAGSSPPASLPVK from the coding sequence ATGGACGTAATTCTTGCAGTGGTATCTCTTGGCATTCTAACAATCCTTCTTCTCTATGTTGGGCAGCGCCTGAAAATTCCGAGTATCGTCAGTTTTCTTATAATCGGGATTCTTGCAGGGCCATATGCCCTCGGCATTGTTCAGGACCAGTCCATTATAGAAACCATTGGCGAGATCGGAGTAATCCTCCTGCTCTTCACTATCGGGCTTGAGTTCTCGTTTGATAAACTTCTCGGGGCCTGGCGGATCGTAGTCCTGGGCGGGACTCTTCAGGTAGTAACAACCATTGTCGCTGCATCCGCACTGATGTACCTTGCCCGGGGTCTCCAGTTCCCGGAAGCCGTCTTTTTCGGGTTCCTAGTCTCGCTCTCCAGCACGGCAATCGTCATGAAGATCCTCCAGGAGCGCGGCGATGTCGAGACCGTGCCTGGAAGGACGCTTCTTGGGATCCTGATCTTCCAGGACCTTGCAATCATACCGATGATCCTGCTGACCCCGCTCATGATGGGCAGCAGCGGAGTGTCCTCGTCCACGCTCCCGTACGAAGTGGGAAAAGTTGTCCTGATCTTTATTGTCCTGATAATCTCCGCCCGCTGGGTAGTGCCTTTTGCCCTGCGCAACGTGACCGCCCTGAAAAGCCGGGAACTCTTCATCTTCACGGTTGCGGGTATCTGCTTCGCCGTTGCATGGCTCACCAACATGGCTGGTCTCTCCTATTCCCTAGGGGCATTTGTTGCCGGGCTTATCATCGGGGAATCCGAGTTCAGCATCGATGCAGTCAGCAATATCATCCCTTTCAGGGATGTCTTTGCCGCGATCTTTTTCATGTCGATTGGCATGCTGCTTGACACCTCCATCCTGGTATCAAACTACGAGATTGTGGCAACCCTTGTTGTGGTTATCATCGGGGTCAAGGTACTGACCGGCTCGTTCTCTGCTTTCGTGCTTGGCATGCCGGTGCGCGTGGCGGTGTTTGTGGGTCTCGCGCTCGCACAGATCGGAGAGTTCTCATTTGTGCTGGCGAAAAGTGCTGTGGGTTCCAACCTGATCGGGACCGGACCGTACCAGTTTTTCCTTGCCGGGGCGATCATCACGATGGCATTGACACCATTCCTCATGAGTACTGCACCCCAGATTACCGGTCTTATGTACCGTTTCTTCCCGTCTTTCTGCAGTAAGAATGAGACGGTTCCTGCCGATACAGCCGGGAAGAATACGCTGGAGAACCACATCGTCATTGTCGGTTACGGTATGACCGGAAAAAGTGTTGCCCGTGCTGCAGAACTTTCCAATATACCCTACACTGTCATCGATCTGGATCCAGATGTCGTCCACCGCGAGCAGAATGAGGGAGGGAACCGGTATATTTTCTTTGGTGATGCTGTTCACCAGGAAGTTCTCGAACATGCCGGCATCCGTAATGCCCGGGCCATGGTAGTTGTGATCTCGGAGCAGAACGTGGTCCCGGGAATCATCCACCTTGCCCGGGGAATGTCACCTGATCTCTATATTATCGTCAGGACACGGCATGTCAGTGATGTCCAAAATCTGCTTGATGCAGGTGCTGATGAGGTGATCCCGGAAGAGTTCGAAACTTCCGTGAGTATTTTTGCCTGCGTGCTGGGAAAATATTCCCGGTCCGGGAACGAGATTGATATACTGACAAAGAAGATTCGCCAGAGCGGCTATCAGCAGTTCAACCGGGCAACTGCCTCAACTCAATCCGCTACCGGAATTGATCGTGACATGTTTTATGATCTCCGCATCCATACCTTACCCCTTGCTGATGGTTCACCGGCGGCCGGTAAAACCTTAAAGGAACTGGATGCCATAAACCGGTTCAGTGTAGGGATACTAGCAATCCGTCGAGGGGATCTGACGATTACTTCCCCGTCCGCGGAGTTATGTCTGGAACCCGGGGACCTGCTTGTCCTGAATGCCACGGATACCTGCTTCCAACAATTCCAGTCAGTGGTTGCTGGAAACAGACCGGCTGGCAGTTCCCCTCCTGCATCTCTTCCGGTAAAATAG
- a CDS encoding DUF2148 domain-containing protein, with amino-acid sequence MTDVKRAVLAVADLMALAARTAPKGKGVDTILLRIVSGKELQTLAARVDAIGREKNIGFFLRDAKNIAASDACLLIGATGDKPAGVNCGACGYPTCAELESVYRERRRPPASYAGPNCAVRMTDLGIAVGSAVKTAQIHNVDNRIMYSGGVTAVDMGLLGKECTVAYAIPLSATGKNIFFDRISGK; translated from the coding sequence ATGACTGACGTGAAACGTGCTGTCCTTGCCGTGGCCGATCTCATGGCCCTCGCTGCCCGGACAGCTCCAAAGGGAAAAGGCGTGGACACGATTCTCCTCAGGATCGTTTCCGGCAAAGAGCTCCAGACCCTCGCTGCCCGTGTAGATGCAATCGGCAGGGAAAAGAACATCGGGTTCTTTCTCAGGGATGCAAAAAATATTGCAGCATCAGACGCCTGTCTCCTCATCGGGGCAACCGGAGACAAACCCGCCGGGGTTAATTGCGGGGCATGCGGATACCCCACCTGTGCCGAGCTGGAATCCGTATACCGGGAACGGAGGCGGCCACCGGCCAGTTATGCCGGCCCCAATTGTGCTGTACGGATGACAGACCTGGGTATTGCCGTTGGCTCTGCGGTAAAAACTGCCCAGATCCACAACGTGGACAACCGGATCATGTACTCAGGCGGGGTTACAGCTGTTGACATGGGCCTTCTCGGGAAAGAATGTACAGTAGCCTACGCCATACCCCTCTCTGCCACCGGGAAGAATATCTTCTTTGACCGGATCTCCGGAAAATGA
- a CDS encoding response regulator, whose translation MPDYNKILEVHLKYQDHGYSVSSVDVMYGNAPNLNLRSGNLKGVILDADGNILKSFSMPEPGIAYGDILGSTDSDSLIGYTERPAAGDMSITLPYVQGMKKFSLSNSRDGSVLVTADFGTPIGTFCTDYPNDPDCLVQVAPVKSAVPDSLVYLILATLLSASIIIAAALAILTIRQRNKVKVLEKPTVLIVDDNKDIVDMLQLLLDRKGYATRMAFGGAECLDIVKKQIPDLILLDVMMEPMDGWQTLEQIKKNPDTKSVPVLMLTAKRLTAAEAKQYKLCIDDYIVKPCSPATLYAAVEAVLERKKKLQESLSLAKKAGIDRDKVCEFATLTRRISVNKKILDVLHVPQAVPTAVDMDMLDSMSVADYISVKNRENEKRAEQLRREINSSFKSKGLPEFGW comes from the coding sequence GTGCCAGATTATAATAAGATCCTCGAAGTGCACCTGAAATACCAGGACCATGGATATTCCGTATCTTCCGTTGATGTCATGTATGGGAATGCCCCTAACCTGAACCTGCGGTCCGGCAATCTGAAAGGAGTGATCCTGGATGCGGATGGAAATATTCTGAAATCCTTCTCCATGCCCGAACCTGGGATTGCTTATGGAGATATATTGGGATCCACGGATAGCGATAGCCTCATCGGCTATACGGAACGGCCGGCAGCCGGGGATATGTCAATAACCCTCCCTTATGTTCAGGGTATGAAAAAATTCAGCCTCTCCAACTCGCGGGATGGATCCGTTCTTGTTACGGCTGACTTCGGGACTCCGATTGGGACCTTCTGCACCGATTATCCGAATGATCCGGATTGCCTCGTACAGGTTGCACCGGTAAAATCCGCGGTGCCGGATTCCCTGGTATATCTTATACTTGCCACACTACTCTCTGCCTCGATAATTATCGCAGCAGCTCTGGCGATTCTGACGATCCGCCAGAGAAACAAAGTGAAGGTTTTGGAAAAACCTACCGTTCTCATCGTAGACGATAATAAGGATATTGTCGATATGCTGCAGCTGCTCCTTGACCGGAAAGGTTATGCCACCAGGATGGCATTTGGTGGGGCAGAATGCCTTGATATTGTCAAAAAGCAGATTCCCGACCTGATACTCCTTGATGTGATGATGGAGCCGATGGATGGATGGCAGACCCTGGAACAGATCAAGAAAAATCCTGATACAAAATCGGTTCCGGTCCTGATGCTGACTGCTAAAAGACTCACCGCAGCTGAAGCAAAACAATACAAGCTCTGTATTGACGATTATATTGTGAAACCCTGCTCACCTGCAACACTCTATGCGGCAGTCGAGGCTGTTCTGGAACGGAAAAAGAAGCTTCAGGAATCCTTAAGTCTGGCAAAGAAAGCAGGTATCGACCGGGATAAAGTCTGTGAATTTGCCACGCTCACCCGCCGCATCTCGGTCAATAAGAAGATCCTTGATGTCCTGCACGTGCCTCAGGCTGTACCGACCGCGGTGGATATGGATATGCTGGATAGCATGTCAGTTGCCGATTATATCAGTGTTAAAAACCGGGAAAATGAGAAACGCGCCGAACAACTCCGGCGGGAGATCAATTCCTCGTTCAAATCCAAAGGGCTTCCGGAATTTGGCTGGTAG
- a CDS encoding DUF1616 domain-containing protein, whose product MAQAQHPYDTILDAFAKMSVPLDLLICGLWLAGALCTIYIPYLNESFLPILFGIPLVLFIPGYALIAALFPAMRDIDGIERLALSFGLSIALVPLTGLILNYTPFGIRLDPIVISLSLLTIVLCLVALYRRARLPPEERFFVPFHELYQGIRDEFFPKAEGSRTDRILSVILLIAIIAAVTTTVYVIVVPKDGEKFTEFFILGENQKAADYPTSLLTHTNSSLFIGVGNHEYRTVNYTVEPYFLTMTFNEKTNTTSLNSMTPLETFTVSVPHNQTVIRPYTLSPTATGFNRVEFLLFKDTVPDDHITGMERINASYRDLHLWVSVHSLT is encoded by the coding sequence ATGGCGCAGGCGCAGCATCCTTACGATACCATACTTGACGCATTCGCCAAAATGAGTGTCCCGCTTGACCTTCTTATCTGCGGGCTCTGGCTGGCAGGCGCTCTCTGTACCATCTACATCCCGTACCTGAATGAATCGTTCCTGCCGATCCTGTTTGGGATACCCCTCGTCCTGTTTATTCCCGGGTATGCCCTTATTGCGGCACTTTTTCCTGCTATGCGGGATATCGATGGTATCGAACGTCTGGCTCTTTCGTTCGGCCTCTCGATCGCGCTTGTCCCGCTTACCGGACTCATCCTGAATTACACACCTTTCGGGATCCGGCTGGATCCCATAGTTATATCTTTGAGCCTGCTCACGATCGTTCTCTGTCTTGTGGCTCTCTACCGCAGGGCCCGGCTTCCTCCGGAAGAGCGGTTTTTTGTTCCGTTCCACGAATTGTACCAGGGAATCAGGGATGAATTCTTTCCAAAAGCGGAGGGTTCCCGTACCGATCGTATTCTTTCTGTTATCCTGCTCATAGCGATAATCGCTGCAGTAACTACAACGGTCTATGTCATTGTTGTGCCCAAAGATGGTGAGAAATTCACGGAATTCTTTATTCTTGGCGAGAACCAGAAAGCTGCTGATTATCCCACCAGTCTCCTGACCCATACGAACAGTTCCCTTTTTATTGGTGTTGGCAACCACGAGTACCGCACGGTTAACTATACCGTCGAGCCTTATTTCCTGACAATGACCTTCAATGAAAAAACCAATACCACGTCCCTGAATTCCATGACCCCGCTCGAGACGTTTACCGTCTCGGTACCGCATAACCAGACCGTCATCCGGCCTTACACCCTCTCACCAACAGCGACAGGATTCAACCGGGTTGAATTCCTCCTCTTCAAAGATACTGTTCCGGATGATCACATTACCGGTATGGAGAGGATTAATGCAAGCTACCGGGATCTCCATCTCTGGGTTTCCGTCCATTCCCTGACGTAA
- a CDS encoding DUF58 domain-containing protein: MLLRRCTQGLSLLSLLLLSVALILDDMAILLAAATLAFCILGQYLVFYSSMRETIRSIEIERTLSRNPVRKGTTLQVMTKITCRVPARMHVSISDMPPHQTTVIEGETDIAAGPDPESRTHNISYMIVPVIHGEHPFSGVSVQVRNLFFEATMHLTREGDQQPVLSVQPSGLFAPPPSELTDGSLDLRKTSTWSGADVHSLRDYVTGDDLRHVDWKVSAKYTKLVIRKYTAPMSHPPLVIVDLPWDGAPYPEKAFNLMISEVTGMVRHTAHTFQQVSVLIISGPNIVHLIREEKNISRVIAELSERMHPANRFVHFYHTPDRSDLRSRVRDAENSAFEETDVKLIAFYETLRDQYQQVLDNMRSPAFAGQVSRALSQIAFSEAFLFSLESGDSSHIRHVVRPLRSRNVRVQTRIIKSPPPGADPAQDPLQTADGGLPS, from the coding sequence GTGCTGCTGAGACGGTGTACCCAGGGCCTTTCCCTGCTGAGCCTCCTGCTCCTGTCCGTGGCGTTGATCCTGGATGATATGGCAATTCTTCTGGCTGCAGCTACGCTCGCATTCTGCATACTTGGGCAATACCTCGTCTTTTATAGCTCAATGAGGGAGACTATCCGTTCTATAGAGATAGAGCGGACGCTGAGCCGGAATCCGGTCAGGAAAGGTACGACACTTCAGGTGATGACAAAAATTACCTGCAGGGTTCCTGCAAGGATGCATGTCTCGATTTCAGACATGCCTCCCCACCAGACAACTGTCATCGAAGGCGAAACCGATATCGCTGCCGGGCCCGATCCGGAATCCCGGACACACAACATCAGTTACATGATTGTCCCGGTGATTCATGGTGAGCACCCGTTTTCCGGTGTATCGGTACAGGTACGGAACCTTTTTTTTGAAGCAACCATGCATCTCACGCGCGAAGGTGATCAGCAACCGGTTCTGTCAGTTCAGCCATCCGGCCTGTTTGCACCTCCACCCTCGGAACTGACGGATGGTTCTCTGGACCTCCGCAAGACCAGTACATGGAGTGGGGCGGATGTCCATTCACTGCGGGACTACGTCACGGGCGATGATCTGCGTCATGTTGACTGGAAAGTATCGGCCAAATACACAAAACTGGTTATACGAAAATATACTGCACCCATGAGTCACCCCCCGCTGGTAATTGTCGACCTTCCATGGGATGGTGCACCTTACCCGGAAAAAGCTTTTAACCTGATGATCTCGGAAGTGACCGGAATGGTGCGGCACACGGCCCATACCTTTCAGCAGGTATCGGTACTCATCATTTCCGGACCGAATATCGTGCACCTGATCCGGGAGGAAAAGAACATCTCACGCGTTATTGCCGAGCTCAGCGAGCGGATGCATCCTGCAAACCGTTTTGTTCACTTCTATCATACACCGGATCGTTCCGATCTCCGCTCACGCGTTCGCGATGCTGAAAATTCAGCTTTTGAGGAGACCGATGTAAAATTAATAGCATTTTACGAGACCCTCCGCGATCAGTATCAACAGGTTCTGGACAATATGAGAAGCCCGGCGTTTGCCGGGCAGGTATCCCGGGCCCTTTCCCAGATCGCTTTTTCTGAAGCGTTTCTCTTCTCGCTCGAAAGCGGCGACAGCAGCCATATCCGGCATGTGGTACGGCCATTACGATCCCGGAATGTCCGGGTGCAGACCCGTATCATCAAATCACCGCCACCAGGCGCCGATCCTGCTCAGGATCCCCTCCAGACCGCCGACGGGGGGTTGCCTTCATGA
- a CDS encoding MoxR family ATPase: MGMEKEDTLGGRMNNNTDLEKTIADITRMSARDGKTETSENAQGSAQNGDTTGDSKNEIPQHSRFSQAELKKEVTEISTIAAQIHEILNTFIVGNQQIIDLILISLLNEGHILVEGVPGTAKTTIAKSIALITGCGFNRIQGAVDIQPADMLGVRIYDTSKKEFVLRKGPVFTNFLLVDEINRINPKAQSAFIEAMSERQVTLDGITLPMQSPFFVIATQNPHEFEGTFPLIEVQRDRFMFSIRSDYLSGDDELSIIRRANAGQLYWETFSRSLSPILSPQAIKHHIKVVRQIAVEDPVLQYIRDIVVATRNHPDIELGGSTRASLALVSGGKTLAALNNRTYVIPDDIKQLARATLAHRIVLARDAQVEGVTRGQVLEEILAKIEVL, translated from the coding sequence ATGGGCATGGAAAAAGAGGATACTTTAGGTGGCAGGATGAATAATAATACCGATCTGGAAAAAACAATTGCCGACATAACCCGAATGTCAGCGCGGGATGGAAAAACGGAAACATCCGAGAACGCCCAGGGATCTGCCCAAAATGGCGACACAACGGGAGATTCTAAAAACGAGATCCCGCAACACTCAAGGTTTTCTCAGGCAGAATTAAAAAAGGAAGTTACCGAGATATCAACGATAGCGGCTCAAATTCATGAAATACTCAATACATTTATTGTAGGAAACCAGCAGATCATCGACCTGATTCTTATCTCGCTCCTGAATGAAGGGCACATCCTTGTTGAAGGAGTTCCAGGAACTGCAAAAACAACCATTGCCAAATCCATTGCCCTGATCACCGGCTGCGGTTTCAACCGTATCCAGGGAGCAGTCGATATCCAGCCAGCAGATATGCTCGGTGTGCGAATCTATGATACCAGTAAAAAGGAATTTGTCCTCAGGAAAGGTCCTGTCTTCACCAATTTCCTTCTCGTGGATGAAATCAACCGTATCAACCCCAAAGCGCAGAGCGCATTTATCGAGGCAATGAGTGAACGGCAGGTAACTCTCGATGGGATCACCCTGCCGATGCAGTCGCCGTTCTTTGTCATCGCAACCCAGAACCCCCATGAATTCGAAGGAACATTCCCGCTCATCGAAGTGCAGCGCGACCGGTTCATGTTCAGCATCAGGTCTGATTACCTGAGTGGTGATGATGAACTGAGTATCATCAGACGCGCAAACGCCGGCCAGCTCTACTGGGAAACGTTCTCGAGGTCACTCAGCCCGATCCTTTCCCCCCAGGCAATCAAACACCATATAAAGGTGGTGAGGCAGATCGCTGTCGAAGACCCGGTCCTCCAGTATATTCGCGATATTGTGGTTGCAACCAGGAACCACCCGGATATTGAACTGGGTGGGTCGACCCGTGCCTCGCTCGCACTGGTCAGCGGCGGAAAGACCCTTGCAGCATTAAATAATCGCACGTACGTAATTCCCGATGACATTAAGCAGCTCGCCAGGGCAACGCTCGCCCATCGTATTGTCCTTGCACGCGATGCCCAGGTGGAAGGGGTTACCCGCGGCCAGGTACTGGAGGAGATATTGGCAAAAATCGAGGTGCTCTGA
- a CDS encoding DUF4350 domain-containing protein: MRSIRAIFWIAGLVLLAASFVLVLHLSTNNMEFSRYNTGWNGSSAFFSDLDRHRMVEIYEPGELSGNPHNSTLLIIAPQHHPTAQDLAAYQAFLDEGNTIFIADDFGTGNEILSGLGSRISILPGNLSSLDRRYGDPYSVVVYRSLEASPVPLPVSSALNRPAALEGGSPLMMSSVMSWIDANGDRKLNWIEDMGTFPVMASEPRGHGWIIVLSDPSILINSMYTQSENSDDRDLIRAVANGDGQMLVDQMNSRTADASGLSEILHVIRTTTIIEIIILCLLMLTLAWAWKKRIL; encoded by the coding sequence GTGAGAAGCATTAGGGCCATATTCTGGATTGCCGGACTCGTGCTCCTTGCAGCATCATTTGTCCTGGTTCTGCACCTGTCTACCAATAACATGGAGTTCTCGCGGTACAATACCGGCTGGAACGGCAGCTCTGCGTTCTTCTCCGATCTTGATCGCCACCGTATGGTTGAAATTTATGAACCCGGAGAACTTTCCGGAAATCCTCATAACAGTACGCTTCTGATTATAGCACCGCAGCATCATCCAACCGCACAGGATCTTGCCGCGTACCAGGCATTTCTCGATGAGGGAAACACAATCTTCATTGCCGATGATTTTGGAACGGGAAACGAGATCCTGTCAGGTCTCGGAAGCAGGATCTCCATCCTCCCCGGAAACCTCTCCAGTCTTGACCGTCGCTACGGGGATCCCTATTCGGTAGTCGTGTACCGCTCTCTCGAAGCCAGCCCGGTCCCGCTTCCGGTCAGCTCGGCATTAAACCGGCCTGCTGCGCTGGAAGGCGGGTCCCCCCTGATGATGAGTTCGGTGATGAGCTGGATAGATGCCAACGGGGATCGCAAACTCAACTGGATCGAGGACATGGGAACATTCCCGGTTATGGCATCCGAGCCCAGAGGGCACGGGTGGATCATTGTTCTCTCGGACCCAAGTATCCTGATCAACTCAATGTATACCCAGAGCGAGAATAGTGATGACCGCGACCTGATCAGGGCAGTCGCCAACGGTGATGGCCAAATGCTTGTCGACCAGATGAATTCCCGTACCGCGGATGCAAGCGGGTTGAGCGAAATTCTTCATGTCATAAGAACTACCACTATTATAGAAATTATCATATTATGCCTGCTGATGCTTACCCTGGCATGGGCATGGAAAAAGAGGATACTTTAG